In the genome of Monodelphis domestica isolate mMonDom1 chromosome 2, mMonDom1.pri, whole genome shotgun sequence, one region contains:
- the LOC130453575 gene encoding zinc finger protein 350-like, with the protein MLSKTPFRYLHDIIPKVIRTTGFMKGLYSDSEMKSDNVKEVMTFQDVAVDFTWEEWRLLSPAQKALYKEVMLENVQNLLSVGLLAPPEDVLSYLEEREVPWMQEQEGLRRCCPGEGEEKKCVKAEVTRGFCVLW; encoded by the exons ATGCTGAGCAAGACCCCCTTCCGCTACCTGCACGACATCATCCCGAAG GTAATTAGAACGACTGGTTTCATGAAGGGGCTCTACTCAGATTCTGAGATGAAATCTGATAATGTTAAG GAGGTGATGACCttccaggatgtggctgtggacttcacctgggaggagtggcgcctcttgTCCCCTGCTCAGAAGGCACTGTACAAGGAAGTGATGCTGGAGAATGTCCAGAACCTGCTCTCTGTAG GGCTTCTAGCTCCCCCAGAAGATGTGCTTTCTTATTTAGAGGAGAGAGAAGTTCCATGGATGCAGGAGCAAGAAGGTCTGAGGAGATGCTGCCCAggtgagggagaggaaaagaagtgtGTGAAAGCTGAGGTGACCAGAGGTTTCTGTGTGCTCTGGTGA